One Denticeps clupeoides chromosome 10, fDenClu1.1, whole genome shotgun sequence genomic window carries:
- the rap1gapa gene encoding rap1 GTPase-activating protein 1 isoform X10, protein MPCSPFRIGRPRKFWKQDGGEPCISTTLEPPLFTSPLPYSPAAFLKTSDLFEMIEKMQANRMDEQRCTFPPPLKTEEDYIPYPSVHEVLEKRSPFPLILLPQFGGFWIEGTNHQLCDGGDPDQLLSPMSRIKLECNTTAKIYRKHFLGKEHFNYYSLDGALGHLVFSMKYDVIGDQEHLRLLLRNKLKTYHDVIPISCLTEFPNVVQMAKLVCEEVNVDRFFPVLYPKASRLIVTFDEHVISNNFKFGVIYQKFGQTSEEELFGNNVESPAFVEFLEFLGQKIELHDFKGFRGGLDVTHGQTGMESVYHNFHSKEVMFHVSTKLPYTEGDTQQLQRKRHIGNDIVGIVFQEENTPFVPDMIASNFLHAYIVVQVENSCTENVLYKVSVTARDDVPFFGPALPDPAIFRKGPEFHEFLLTKLINAEYACYRAEKFAKLEERTRGALLETLYEELHVNSQAMMGLGGEEDKLENGGSGGGGGGGGGFFESFKRVMRGRSLSLDITNKKLHTVSSSHSISFTHNPPETPKIPSISLLVPGKSPSKYGRRGSAIGIGTIEESLIIPGKSPTRKKSGPFSSRRSSAIGIENIQEVQEKRIAALWSEDRTVLCMSLPSMSLRSARLITDPSNRESSPSTQKTPDSGHASQDPKSENSSNQSSPEVLATRNSSAVCCRVPSIPETQDLSRSSSNASSFASVVEENEATEDYDTGMESLSSAGTPHKRDLFNYNTWLDDSVSNTSTNTNSRGSSPAASNRNHSDGQKGHDLTKTDIRIKLERPHEHKSTSNC, encoded by the exons gCCAACAGAATGGATGAGCAGAGGTGCACCTTCCCTCCTCCTCTGAAA ACAGAGGAAGATTACATCCCGTATCCCAGTGTTCATGAG GTTTTGGAGAAAAGGAGCCCAttccctctcatcctgctgCCCCAGTTTGGGGGTTTCTGGATTGAGGGCACCAATCACCAGCTGTGTGATGGTGGTGACCCCGATCAGCTGCTGTCCCCAATGTCCCGTATCAAACTGGAGTGCAACACCACCGCCAAGATTTACAGGAAACACTTCCTGGGAAAG GAGCACTTTAATTATTACTCGCTGGACGGTGCCCTGGGCCACCTGGTGTTCTCCATGAAGTACGATGTCATCGGGGACCAGGAACACCTCCGCCTGCTCCTCAG GAAcaaattgaaaacatatcatGATGTGATACCGATATCGTGCCTGACTGAATTCCCAAATGTTGTCCAGATGGCCAAG CTTGTCTGTGAGGAGGTGAACGTGGACCGTTTTTTCCCCGTGCTTTACCCCAAG GCCTCCAGGCTCATAGTCACTTTTGATGAACACGTCATCAGTAACAACTTCAAGTTTGGAGTAATTTACCAGAAGTTTGGCCAG ACATCAGAAGAGGAACTGTTTGGGAATAATGTGGAGAGTCCAGCCTTTGTGGAGTTTCTGGAGTTTCTTGGGCAGAAAATTGAACTCCATGACTTTAAAGG CTTCCGAGGTGGTCTGGATGTAACCCACGGGCAGACGGGCATGGAGTCAGTCTACCATAATTTTCACAGTAAGGAGGTCATGTTCCACGTGTCCACCAAACTTCCGTACACGGAGGGGGACACGCAACAG CTGCAGAGGAAGAGGCACATAGGCAACGACATCGTCGGCATAGTCTTCCAGGAGGAGAACACGCCATTTGTGCCAGACATGATTGCGTCCAACTTCCTGCATGCGTACATTGTGGTGCAGGTGGAGAACTCCTGTACAGAAAATGTGCTATACAAA GTATCGGTAACAGCGCGGGATGACGTCCCTTTCTTTGGACCCGCCCTCCCCGATCCAGCCATCTTCAGGAAA gGACCAGAATTTCACGAGtttcttctcaccaagctgatCAATGCAGAGTATGCCTGTTATCGGGCAGAAAAGTTTGCCAAACTGGAG gaACGGACACGGGGTGCTCTGTTGGAAACTCTGTATGAGGAGCTGCATGTAAACAGCCAGGCGATGATGGGCCTGGGAGGAGAAGAGGACAAACTTGAGAACGGAggcagtggaggaggaggaggaggaggaggaggtttcTTTGAGTCCTTTAag CGGGTGATGCGCGGCAGAAGCCTGTCTTTGGACATCACTAACAAGAAGctgcacacagtgtcctctAGTCACAGCATCAGCTTTACCCACAATCCACCAGAGACCCCCAAAATCCCCAGCATA TCATTGCTTGTCCCAGGGAAAAGTCCGAGTAAATATGGACGCCGCGGCAGCGCCATAGGGATAGGAACCATAGAAGAG TCACTGATCATTCCTGGGAAAAGCCCCACTCGGAAGAAATCGGGTCCCTTCAGCTCCCGTCGGAGCAGTGCCATCGGCATCGAGAACATTCAGGAAGTTCAGGAGAAGAG gatcGCAGCTCTCTGGTCAGAGGACAGGACAGTGCTCTGTATGTCTCTACCCTCTATGAGCTTGAGGAGCGCCAGGCTCATCACGGACCCATCAAA TAGGGAGTCTTCCCCCAGCACACAGAAAACCCCGGACAGTGGCCACGCCTCCCAGGACCCCAAATCTGAGAACTCCTCCAATCAGAGCTCACCTGAGGTCCTCGCCACCAGGAACAG CTCTGCTGTGTGCTGCAGGGTTCCCTCCATTCCTGAAACTCAAGACCTTTCCCGCTCCTCCTCCAACGCCAGCAGCTTCGCCAGCGTGGTGGAGGAGAACGAAGCCACCGAAGACTACGACACAGGCATG GAAAGCCTGTCTTCTGCAGGGACTCCTCACAAGCGGGACCTGTTTAACTATAACACATGGCTGGATGACAGTGTCAGCAACACCAGCACCAACACCAACAGCCGTGGCAGTTCGCCAG CAGCATCCAATAGGAATCATTCTGACGGACAAAAAGGTCATGACCTCACCAAGACAGACATCCGGATCAAACTGGAGAGACCTCATGAGCATAAGTCAACATCG AACTGCTAG
- the rap1gapa gene encoding rap1 GTPase-activating protein 1 isoform X5 has protein sequence MHTVSSAARQGLWCVGLSGCDSQSPLAGMPQRKRSFTFGAYGGKQDGGEPCISTTLEPPLFTSPLPYSPAAFLKANRMDEQRCTFPPPLKTEEDYIPYPSVHEVLEKRSPFPLILLPQFGGFWIEGTNHQLCDGGDPDQLLSPMSRIKLECNTTAKIYRKHFLGKEHFNYYSLDGALGHLVFSMKYDVIGDQEHLRLLLRNKLKTYHDVIPISCLTEFPNVVQMAKLVCEEVNVDRFFPVLYPKASRLIVTFDEHVISNNFKFGVIYQKFGQTSEEELFGNNVESPAFVEFLEFLGQKIELHDFKGFRGGLDVTHGQTGMESVYHNFHSKEVMFHVSTKLPYTEGDTQQLQRKRHIGNDIVGIVFQEENTPFVPDMIASNFLHAYIVVQVENSCTENVLYKVSVTARDDVPFFGPALPDPAIFRKGPEFHEFLLTKLINAEYACYRAEKFAKLEERTRGALLETLYEELHVNSQAMMGLGGEEDKLENGGSGGGGGGGGGFFESFKRVMRGRSLSLDITNKKLHTVSSSHSISFTHNPPETPKIPSISLLVPGKSPSKYGRRGSAIGIGTIEESLIIPGKSPTRKKSGPFSSRRSSAIGIENIQEVQEKRIAALWSEDRTVLCMSLPSMSLRSARLITDPSNRESSPSTQKTPDSGHASQDPKSENSSNQSSPEVLATRNSSAVCCRVPSIPETQDLSRSSSNASSFASVVEENEATEDYDTGMESLSSAGTPHKRDLFNYNTWLDDSVSNTSTNTNSRGSSPAASNRNHSDGQKGHDLTKTDIRIKLERPHEHKSTSNC, from the exons gCCAACAGAATGGATGAGCAGAGGTGCACCTTCCCTCCTCCTCTGAAA ACAGAGGAAGATTACATCCCGTATCCCAGTGTTCATGAG GTTTTGGAGAAAAGGAGCCCAttccctctcatcctgctgCCCCAGTTTGGGGGTTTCTGGATTGAGGGCACCAATCACCAGCTGTGTGATGGTGGTGACCCCGATCAGCTGCTGTCCCCAATGTCCCGTATCAAACTGGAGTGCAACACCACCGCCAAGATTTACAGGAAACACTTCCTGGGAAAG GAGCACTTTAATTATTACTCGCTGGACGGTGCCCTGGGCCACCTGGTGTTCTCCATGAAGTACGATGTCATCGGGGACCAGGAACACCTCCGCCTGCTCCTCAG GAAcaaattgaaaacatatcatGATGTGATACCGATATCGTGCCTGACTGAATTCCCAAATGTTGTCCAGATGGCCAAG CTTGTCTGTGAGGAGGTGAACGTGGACCGTTTTTTCCCCGTGCTTTACCCCAAG GCCTCCAGGCTCATAGTCACTTTTGATGAACACGTCATCAGTAACAACTTCAAGTTTGGAGTAATTTACCAGAAGTTTGGCCAG ACATCAGAAGAGGAACTGTTTGGGAATAATGTGGAGAGTCCAGCCTTTGTGGAGTTTCTGGAGTTTCTTGGGCAGAAAATTGAACTCCATGACTTTAAAGG CTTCCGAGGTGGTCTGGATGTAACCCACGGGCAGACGGGCATGGAGTCAGTCTACCATAATTTTCACAGTAAGGAGGTCATGTTCCACGTGTCCACCAAACTTCCGTACACGGAGGGGGACACGCAACAG CTGCAGAGGAAGAGGCACATAGGCAACGACATCGTCGGCATAGTCTTCCAGGAGGAGAACACGCCATTTGTGCCAGACATGATTGCGTCCAACTTCCTGCATGCGTACATTGTGGTGCAGGTGGAGAACTCCTGTACAGAAAATGTGCTATACAAA GTATCGGTAACAGCGCGGGATGACGTCCCTTTCTTTGGACCCGCCCTCCCCGATCCAGCCATCTTCAGGAAA gGACCAGAATTTCACGAGtttcttctcaccaagctgatCAATGCAGAGTATGCCTGTTATCGGGCAGAAAAGTTTGCCAAACTGGAG gaACGGACACGGGGTGCTCTGTTGGAAACTCTGTATGAGGAGCTGCATGTAAACAGCCAGGCGATGATGGGCCTGGGAGGAGAAGAGGACAAACTTGAGAACGGAggcagtggaggaggaggaggaggaggaggaggtttcTTTGAGTCCTTTAag CGGGTGATGCGCGGCAGAAGCCTGTCTTTGGACATCACTAACAAGAAGctgcacacagtgtcctctAGTCACAGCATCAGCTTTACCCACAATCCACCAGAGACCCCCAAAATCCCCAGCATA TCATTGCTTGTCCCAGGGAAAAGTCCGAGTAAATATGGACGCCGCGGCAGCGCCATAGGGATAGGAACCATAGAAGAG TCACTGATCATTCCTGGGAAAAGCCCCACTCGGAAGAAATCGGGTCCCTTCAGCTCCCGTCGGAGCAGTGCCATCGGCATCGAGAACATTCAGGAAGTTCAGGAGAAGAG gatcGCAGCTCTCTGGTCAGAGGACAGGACAGTGCTCTGTATGTCTCTACCCTCTATGAGCTTGAGGAGCGCCAGGCTCATCACGGACCCATCAAA TAGGGAGTCTTCCCCCAGCACACAGAAAACCCCGGACAGTGGCCACGCCTCCCAGGACCCCAAATCTGAGAACTCCTCCAATCAGAGCTCACCTGAGGTCCTCGCCACCAGGAACAG CTCTGCTGTGTGCTGCAGGGTTCCCTCCATTCCTGAAACTCAAGACCTTTCCCGCTCCTCCTCCAACGCCAGCAGCTTCGCCAGCGTGGTGGAGGAGAACGAAGCCACCGAAGACTACGACACAGGCATG GAAAGCCTGTCTTCTGCAGGGACTCCTCACAAGCGGGACCTGTTTAACTATAACACATGGCTGGATGACAGTGTCAGCAACACCAGCACCAACACCAACAGCCGTGGCAGTTCGCCAG CAGCATCCAATAGGAATCATTCTGACGGACAAAAAGGTCATGACCTCACCAAGACAGACATCCGGATCAAACTGGAGAGACCTCATGAGCATAAGTCAACATCG AACTGCTAG
- the rap1gapa gene encoding rap1 GTPase-activating protein 1 isoform X14 encodes MPGSDAKMAKNQDVYTNPPQVTTGHWKRPSRTSDLFEMIEKMQANRMDEQRCTFPPPLKTEEDYIPYPSVHEVLEKRSPFPLILLPQFGGFWIEGTNHQLCDGGDPDQLLSPMSRIKLECNTTAKIYRKHFLGKEHFNYYSLDGALGHLVFSMKYDVIGDQEHLRLLLRNKLKTYHDVIPISCLTEFPNVVQMAKLVCEEVNVDRFFPVLYPKASRLIVTFDEHVISNNFKFGVIYQKFGQTSEEELFGNNVESPAFVEFLEFLGQKIELHDFKGFRGGLDVTHGQTGMESVYHNFHSKEVMFHVSTKLPYTEGDTQQLQRKRHIGNDIVGIVFQEENTPFVPDMIASNFLHAYIVVQVENSCTENVLYKVSVTARDDVPFFGPALPDPAIFRKGPEFHEFLLTKLINAEYACYRAEKFAKLEERTRGALLETLYEELHVNSQAMMGLGGEEDKLENGGSGGGGGGGGGFFESFKRVMRGRSLSLDITNKKLHTVSSSHSISFTHNPPETPKIPSISLLVPGKSPSKYGRRGSAIGIGTIEESLIIPGKSPTRKKSGPFSSRRSSAIGIENIQEVQEKRIAALWSEDRTVLCMSLPSMSLRSARLITDPSNRESSPSTQKTPDSGHASQDPKSENSSNQSSPEVLATRNSSAVCCRVPSIPETQDLSRSSSNASSFASVVEENEATEDYDTGMESLSSAGTPHKRDLFNYNTWLDDSVSNTSTNTNSRGSSPAASNRNHSDGQKGHDLTKTDIRIKLERPHEHKSTSNC; translated from the exons gCCAACAGAATGGATGAGCAGAGGTGCACCTTCCCTCCTCCTCTGAAA ACAGAGGAAGATTACATCCCGTATCCCAGTGTTCATGAG GTTTTGGAGAAAAGGAGCCCAttccctctcatcctgctgCCCCAGTTTGGGGGTTTCTGGATTGAGGGCACCAATCACCAGCTGTGTGATGGTGGTGACCCCGATCAGCTGCTGTCCCCAATGTCCCGTATCAAACTGGAGTGCAACACCACCGCCAAGATTTACAGGAAACACTTCCTGGGAAAG GAGCACTTTAATTATTACTCGCTGGACGGTGCCCTGGGCCACCTGGTGTTCTCCATGAAGTACGATGTCATCGGGGACCAGGAACACCTCCGCCTGCTCCTCAG GAAcaaattgaaaacatatcatGATGTGATACCGATATCGTGCCTGACTGAATTCCCAAATGTTGTCCAGATGGCCAAG CTTGTCTGTGAGGAGGTGAACGTGGACCGTTTTTTCCCCGTGCTTTACCCCAAG GCCTCCAGGCTCATAGTCACTTTTGATGAACACGTCATCAGTAACAACTTCAAGTTTGGAGTAATTTACCAGAAGTTTGGCCAG ACATCAGAAGAGGAACTGTTTGGGAATAATGTGGAGAGTCCAGCCTTTGTGGAGTTTCTGGAGTTTCTTGGGCAGAAAATTGAACTCCATGACTTTAAAGG CTTCCGAGGTGGTCTGGATGTAACCCACGGGCAGACGGGCATGGAGTCAGTCTACCATAATTTTCACAGTAAGGAGGTCATGTTCCACGTGTCCACCAAACTTCCGTACACGGAGGGGGACACGCAACAG CTGCAGAGGAAGAGGCACATAGGCAACGACATCGTCGGCATAGTCTTCCAGGAGGAGAACACGCCATTTGTGCCAGACATGATTGCGTCCAACTTCCTGCATGCGTACATTGTGGTGCAGGTGGAGAACTCCTGTACAGAAAATGTGCTATACAAA GTATCGGTAACAGCGCGGGATGACGTCCCTTTCTTTGGACCCGCCCTCCCCGATCCAGCCATCTTCAGGAAA gGACCAGAATTTCACGAGtttcttctcaccaagctgatCAATGCAGAGTATGCCTGTTATCGGGCAGAAAAGTTTGCCAAACTGGAG gaACGGACACGGGGTGCTCTGTTGGAAACTCTGTATGAGGAGCTGCATGTAAACAGCCAGGCGATGATGGGCCTGGGAGGAGAAGAGGACAAACTTGAGAACGGAggcagtggaggaggaggaggaggaggaggaggtttcTTTGAGTCCTTTAag CGGGTGATGCGCGGCAGAAGCCTGTCTTTGGACATCACTAACAAGAAGctgcacacagtgtcctctAGTCACAGCATCAGCTTTACCCACAATCCACCAGAGACCCCCAAAATCCCCAGCATA TCATTGCTTGTCCCAGGGAAAAGTCCGAGTAAATATGGACGCCGCGGCAGCGCCATAGGGATAGGAACCATAGAAGAG TCACTGATCATTCCTGGGAAAAGCCCCACTCGGAAGAAATCGGGTCCCTTCAGCTCCCGTCGGAGCAGTGCCATCGGCATCGAGAACATTCAGGAAGTTCAGGAGAAGAG gatcGCAGCTCTCTGGTCAGAGGACAGGACAGTGCTCTGTATGTCTCTACCCTCTATGAGCTTGAGGAGCGCCAGGCTCATCACGGACCCATCAAA TAGGGAGTCTTCCCCCAGCACACAGAAAACCCCGGACAGTGGCCACGCCTCCCAGGACCCCAAATCTGAGAACTCCTCCAATCAGAGCTCACCTGAGGTCCTCGCCACCAGGAACAG CTCTGCTGTGTGCTGCAGGGTTCCCTCCATTCCTGAAACTCAAGACCTTTCCCGCTCCTCCTCCAACGCCAGCAGCTTCGCCAGCGTGGTGGAGGAGAACGAAGCCACCGAAGACTACGACACAGGCATG GAAAGCCTGTCTTCTGCAGGGACTCCTCACAAGCGGGACCTGTTTAACTATAACACATGGCTGGATGACAGTGTCAGCAACACCAGCACCAACACCAACAGCCGTGGCAGTTCGCCAG CAGCATCCAATAGGAATCATTCTGACGGACAAAAAGGTCATGACCTCACCAAGACAGACATCCGGATCAAACTGGAGAGACCTCATGAGCATAAGTCAACATCG AACTGCTAG
- the rap1gapa gene encoding rap1 GTPase-activating protein 1 isoform X16 translates to MPGSDAKMAKNQDVYTNPPQVTTGHWKRPSRANRMDEQRCTFPPPLKTEEDYIPYPSVHEVLEKRSPFPLILLPQFGGFWIEGTNHQLCDGGDPDQLLSPMSRIKLECNTTAKIYRKHFLGKEHFNYYSLDGALGHLVFSMKYDVIGDQEHLRLLLRNKLKTYHDVIPISCLTEFPNVVQMAKLVCEEVNVDRFFPVLYPKASRLIVTFDEHVISNNFKFGVIYQKFGQTSEEELFGNNVESPAFVEFLEFLGQKIELHDFKGFRGGLDVTHGQTGMESVYHNFHSKEVMFHVSTKLPYTEGDTQQLQRKRHIGNDIVGIVFQEENTPFVPDMIASNFLHAYIVVQVENSCTENVLYKVSVTARDDVPFFGPALPDPAIFRKGPEFHEFLLTKLINAEYACYRAEKFAKLEERTRGALLETLYEELHVNSQAMMGLGGEEDKLENGGSGGGGGGGGGFFESFKRVMRGRSLSLDITNKKLHTVSSSHSISFTHNPPETPKIPSISLLVPGKSPSKYGRRGSAIGIGTIEESLIIPGKSPTRKKSGPFSSRRSSAIGIENIQEVQEKRIAALWSEDRTVLCMSLPSMSLRSARLITDPSNRESSPSTQKTPDSGHASQDPKSENSSNQSSPEVLATRNSSAVCCRVPSIPETQDLSRSSSNASSFASVVEENEATEDYDTGMESLSSAGTPHKRDLFNYNTWLDDSVSNTSTNTNSRGSSPAASNRNHSDGQKGHDLTKTDIRIKLERPHEHKSTSNC, encoded by the exons gCCAACAGAATGGATGAGCAGAGGTGCACCTTCCCTCCTCCTCTGAAA ACAGAGGAAGATTACATCCCGTATCCCAGTGTTCATGAG GTTTTGGAGAAAAGGAGCCCAttccctctcatcctgctgCCCCAGTTTGGGGGTTTCTGGATTGAGGGCACCAATCACCAGCTGTGTGATGGTGGTGACCCCGATCAGCTGCTGTCCCCAATGTCCCGTATCAAACTGGAGTGCAACACCACCGCCAAGATTTACAGGAAACACTTCCTGGGAAAG GAGCACTTTAATTATTACTCGCTGGACGGTGCCCTGGGCCACCTGGTGTTCTCCATGAAGTACGATGTCATCGGGGACCAGGAACACCTCCGCCTGCTCCTCAG GAAcaaattgaaaacatatcatGATGTGATACCGATATCGTGCCTGACTGAATTCCCAAATGTTGTCCAGATGGCCAAG CTTGTCTGTGAGGAGGTGAACGTGGACCGTTTTTTCCCCGTGCTTTACCCCAAG GCCTCCAGGCTCATAGTCACTTTTGATGAACACGTCATCAGTAACAACTTCAAGTTTGGAGTAATTTACCAGAAGTTTGGCCAG ACATCAGAAGAGGAACTGTTTGGGAATAATGTGGAGAGTCCAGCCTTTGTGGAGTTTCTGGAGTTTCTTGGGCAGAAAATTGAACTCCATGACTTTAAAGG CTTCCGAGGTGGTCTGGATGTAACCCACGGGCAGACGGGCATGGAGTCAGTCTACCATAATTTTCACAGTAAGGAGGTCATGTTCCACGTGTCCACCAAACTTCCGTACACGGAGGGGGACACGCAACAG CTGCAGAGGAAGAGGCACATAGGCAACGACATCGTCGGCATAGTCTTCCAGGAGGAGAACACGCCATTTGTGCCAGACATGATTGCGTCCAACTTCCTGCATGCGTACATTGTGGTGCAGGTGGAGAACTCCTGTACAGAAAATGTGCTATACAAA GTATCGGTAACAGCGCGGGATGACGTCCCTTTCTTTGGACCCGCCCTCCCCGATCCAGCCATCTTCAGGAAA gGACCAGAATTTCACGAGtttcttctcaccaagctgatCAATGCAGAGTATGCCTGTTATCGGGCAGAAAAGTTTGCCAAACTGGAG gaACGGACACGGGGTGCTCTGTTGGAAACTCTGTATGAGGAGCTGCATGTAAACAGCCAGGCGATGATGGGCCTGGGAGGAGAAGAGGACAAACTTGAGAACGGAggcagtggaggaggaggaggaggaggaggaggtttcTTTGAGTCCTTTAag CGGGTGATGCGCGGCAGAAGCCTGTCTTTGGACATCACTAACAAGAAGctgcacacagtgtcctctAGTCACAGCATCAGCTTTACCCACAATCCACCAGAGACCCCCAAAATCCCCAGCATA TCATTGCTTGTCCCAGGGAAAAGTCCGAGTAAATATGGACGCCGCGGCAGCGCCATAGGGATAGGAACCATAGAAGAG TCACTGATCATTCCTGGGAAAAGCCCCACTCGGAAGAAATCGGGTCCCTTCAGCTCCCGTCGGAGCAGTGCCATCGGCATCGAGAACATTCAGGAAGTTCAGGAGAAGAG gatcGCAGCTCTCTGGTCAGAGGACAGGACAGTGCTCTGTATGTCTCTACCCTCTATGAGCTTGAGGAGCGCCAGGCTCATCACGGACCCATCAAA TAGGGAGTCTTCCCCCAGCACACAGAAAACCCCGGACAGTGGCCACGCCTCCCAGGACCCCAAATCTGAGAACTCCTCCAATCAGAGCTCACCTGAGGTCCTCGCCACCAGGAACAG CTCTGCTGTGTGCTGCAGGGTTCCCTCCATTCCTGAAACTCAAGACCTTTCCCGCTCCTCCTCCAACGCCAGCAGCTTCGCCAGCGTGGTGGAGGAGAACGAAGCCACCGAAGACTACGACACAGGCATG GAAAGCCTGTCTTCTGCAGGGACTCCTCACAAGCGGGACCTGTTTAACTATAACACATGGCTGGATGACAGTGTCAGCAACACCAGCACCAACACCAACAGCCGTGGCAGTTCGCCAG CAGCATCCAATAGGAATCATTCTGACGGACAAAAAGGTCATGACCTCACCAAGACAGACATCCGGATCAAACTGGAGAGACCTCATGAGCATAAGTCAACATCG AACTGCTAG